One genomic segment of Synechocystis sp. LKSZ1 includes these proteins:
- the ilvB gene encoding biosynthetic-type acetolactate synthase large subunit, which yields MVASIPKTTFPQVIPAQRRTGAYILIDSLERHGVKHIFGYPGGAILPIYDELHRAEARGNLQHILVRHEQGAAHAADGYARATGKVGVCFGTSGPGATNLVTGIATAHLDSIPMVIVTGQVGRPVIGSDAFQEIDIFGITLPIVKHSYVVRHAKDMARIVAEAFHIASTGRPGPVLIDVPKDVGLEECDYMPIEPGEVNISGYRPTIKGNPRQINAALHLLEQAQKPLLYVGGGAIAANAHAQIHEFAERFQLPVTTTLMGIGAFDEHHPLSVGMLGMHGTAYANFAVSECDLLIAVGARFDDRVTGKLDEFASRAKVIHIDIDPAEVGKNRAPEVPIVGDVRQVLEQLLQRARELDYPTNPHLTQAWLARINQWRADYPLVAPHYDDMISPQEVVVELDRQAPRAFYSTDVGQHQMWAAQFLHNGPRRWISSAGLGTMGFGLPAAMGAQVAVPDEQVICVSGDASFQMNLQELGTLAQYGINVKTVILNNGWQGMVRQWQQAFYDERYVASNMQSGSPDIELLCAAYGIKGMTIRDYADLAPAIAEMLAHDGPVVLDVMVKKDENCYPMVAPGKSNAQMLGLPERKRPEAFDEVLQCSTCGAKNTMTNRFCPECGTKL from the coding sequence GTGGTTGCCTCAATTCCCAAAACAACATTTCCCCAAGTCATTCCGGCCCAACGACGCACCGGGGCCTATATCCTGATCGATAGTCTAGAGCGCCATGGCGTGAAGCATATTTTTGGTTATCCCGGCGGGGCCATTTTGCCGATCTACGATGAACTGCATCGCGCTGAGGCCCGGGGGAATCTCCAGCATATTCTGGTGCGCCATGAACAGGGAGCGGCCCACGCAGCGGATGGCTATGCCCGCGCGACGGGTAAGGTGGGGGTCTGTTTTGGGACATCGGGCCCTGGGGCCACGAATTTAGTCACCGGCATTGCAACAGCCCACCTGGATTCGATTCCCATGGTGATCGTCACTGGCCAGGTCGGTCGTCCTGTGATTGGCAGTGATGCCTTCCAAGAAATTGACATTTTCGGCATTACCCTACCGATTGTTAAGCATTCCTATGTGGTTCGCCACGCCAAAGATATGGCCCGCATCGTCGCTGAGGCCTTCCACATCGCTAGTACTGGCCGGCCTGGCCCAGTTTTAATCGATGTGCCCAAGGATGTCGGTCTAGAAGAGTGCGATTACATGCCCATTGAACCCGGAGAAGTCAATATCTCCGGCTATCGGCCGACGATCAAAGGCAATCCTCGCCAAATCAACGCCGCGCTACACCTTTTGGAACAGGCCCAGAAACCCTTGCTTTACGTTGGTGGTGGAGCCATTGCAGCCAATGCCCACGCCCAAATCCATGAATTTGCTGAGCGTTTTCAACTCCCTGTGACCACGACTTTGATGGGAATCGGGGCCTTTGATGAGCACCATCCCTTATCCGTAGGGATGCTGGGGATGCACGGAACAGCCTACGCCAACTTTGCCGTCAGCGAGTGCGACCTCCTGATCGCTGTCGGGGCCCGCTTTGATGACCGGGTGACAGGAAAATTGGATGAATTTGCCTCTCGGGCCAAGGTAATTCACATTGATATCGACCCCGCAGAAGTAGGTAAAAACCGTGCTCCCGAAGTTCCCATTGTGGGCGATGTCCGTCAAGTCCTGGAGCAACTTCTGCAACGAGCTCGGGAACTCGACTATCCCACTAATCCCCACCTCACCCAGGCCTGGTTAGCCCGAATTAATCAATGGCGGGCCGATTATCCCCTGGTCGCGCCCCACTACGACGACATGATTTCTCCCCAGGAAGTGGTCGTAGAGCTAGACCGCCAGGCCCCCCGCGCTTTCTACAGCACCGATGTGGGCCAGCACCAAATGTGGGCCGCTCAATTTTTACACAACGGGCCGCGCCGCTGGATTTCCAGTGCCGGTCTGGGAACCATGGGTTTTGGTCTACCCGCCGCCATGGGGGCCCAGGTGGCCGTTCCCGACGAACAGGTTATTTGCGTAAGTGGTGATGCCAGCTTCCAAATGAATTTGCAGGAATTGGGAACCCTGGCCCAGTACGGCATCAACGTGAAAACCGTGATTTTGAATAACGGCTGGCAGGGGATGGTGCGCCAATGGCAACAGGCCTTCTACGATGAACGCTACGTCGCCTCCAATATGCAGTCGGGAAGCCCCGATATTGAACTCCTCTGCGCGGCCTACGGCATTAAGGGCATGACCATTCGAGATTATGCCGACTTGGCCCCCGCCATTGCCGAAATGCTGGCCCACGATGGCCCCGTAGTGCTGGATGTCATGGTCAAAAAAGACGAAAACTGTTACCCGATGGTGGCCCCTGGCAAGAGTAACGCCCAAATGCTGGGGCTACCGGAGCGGAAACGTCCAGAGGCCTTTGATGAAGTTCTACAATGTAGTACCTGCGGGGCAAAAAATACCATGACCAATCGTTTCTGCCCAGAATGTGGCACTAAACTCTAA
- a CDS encoding DUF29 domain-containing protein, whose protein sequence is MPPVISVSLKTLYEQDFVAWLDQTAEQIRQGSITELDWEHLLEEIEALGSEQRRKVESYCLRLLIHLLCYQYWLSEKAWSGRGWEKEIDNFRLELDSLLASNVLFNHLQEKQAAIYAKARGQFLRKSGLPALTIPEQCPFSLEQILDIGFLP, encoded by the coding sequence ATGCCTCCTGTCATCTCAGTATCTCTAAAAACCCTCTATGAACAGGACTTTGTGGCCTGGCTCGACCAGACGGCTGAGCAAATTCGTCAGGGGAGTATTACGGAGCTGGATTGGGAACATTTGTTGGAGGAGATTGAGGCCTTGGGGAGTGAACAACGGCGAAAGGTGGAGAGTTATTGCCTCCGTCTTTTGATTCACCTGCTGTGTTATCAGTATTGGCTCAGTGAGAAAGCGTGGTCAGGACGGGGCTGGGAAAAAGAAATTGATAATTTTCGCCTAGAGCTAGATTCATTACTGGCCTCTAACGTTCTGTTCAATCACCTCCAGGAAAAGCAAGCCGCTATCTACGCCAAAGCTAGAGGACAATTTTTGAGAAAATCAGGATTGCCTGCGCTAACTATTCCCGAGCAATGCCCTTTTTCCCTAGAACAAATTTTAGATATTGGCTTTTTACCCTAG